Proteins found in one Oncorhynchus mykiss isolate Arlee chromosome 3, USDA_OmykA_1.1, whole genome shotgun sequence genomic segment:
- the LOC110510106 gene encoding E3 ubiquitin-protein ligase CBL isoform X3: MATGGNGLGSDRSLTSTSQPPSASDRRQVDKALKRLEKLHRLCTNPRLGLRNSPPYLPEVVSETATLLTQVWEPYRGPAARGQAPRGDEGEYLRIHARHLLDKTNRAVLLFKEGRDKMFEEMSSYRRNLTKLSLLFSHMLWELRAMFPEGSFQGDTYRLTKTEAGEFWRRAFGNKCIVQWSSFKQHLRRVHGFEEGMESMALKSTVDLTCNDHISVFEFDIFTRLFQPWRSLLRNWNQLAVTHPGYMAFLTYDQVKARLQNYLHRPGSYIFRLSCTRMGQWAIGHVTGDGGIVQTIPQNTPLYQALIQGFREGCYLYPDGRDVNPDLTSLCEPAQRSRVKVTEDEYEMYCEMGSTFQLCKICTERDKDTRIQPCGHLLCQPCLTGWQKSDGHTCPYCRCDIRGTESILVEPYLSVSEEEEDEDDLEDVELVMKKLAYMKRMSSEEYQFPSSRLAPPLPPKHSTFSHCPSPQAPLRPSDILAKYSHSNSRSAHNDTPSDRAHTHHTASTKSEDSVSEPNLPSCSVSSQSCGEGGAAWLGASDSVKQKKRYK; this comes from the exons ATGGCCACAGGAGGGAACGGGCTGGGATCTGACCGGAGCCTGACATCCACCTCCCAGCCGCCCAGTGCCTCTGACCGGCGGCAGGTGGACAAGGCCCTGAAGAGGCTGGAGAAGCTGCATCGGCTGTGTACCAACCCCAGGCTGGGCCTGAGGAACAGCCCCCCGTACCTCCCCGAGGTGGTCTCAGAGACAGCCACGCTGCTCACCCAGGTGTGGGAGCCGTACAGGGGGCCTGCAGCAAGGGGGCAGGCCCCCCGGGGGGACGAGGGGGAGTATCTGAGGATCCATGCAAGACACCTGCTGGATAAGACTAACCGGGCCGTGCTGCTGTTTAAAGAGGGGCGCGATAAGATGTTCGAGGAGATGTCcagctacag GAGAAACTTGACCAAGCTGTCCCTGCTCTTCAGTCACATGCTCTGGGAGCTGAGGGCCATGTTTCCAGAGGGAAGCTTTCAAGGTGACACCTACAGGCTGACTAAGACAGAGGCCGGAGAGTTCTGGAGGCGAGCATTTGGAAACAA GTGTATTGTGCAGTGGAGCAGTTTTAAGCAGCATCTCCGTAGGGTCCATGGCTTTGAAGAGGGGATGGAGTCCATGGCTCTAAAGTCAACTGTAGATCTCACCTGTAATGACCACATCTCAGTGTTCGAGTTTGACATCTTCACCAGGCTATTCCAG CCCTGGAGGTCTCTTCTGAGGAACTGGAACCAGTTGGCAGTGACCCACCCCGGCTACATGGCCTTCCTCACCTATGACCAGGTCAAAGCCCGCCTCCAAAACTACCTGCACCGGCCCGGGAG CTACATCTTCCGTCTGAGCTGCACTCGAATGGGCCAGTGGGCCATTGGTCATGTGACTGGTGATGGAGGCATCGTACAGACGATCCCCCAGAATACACCTCTCTACCAGGCCCTCATCCAGGGCTTCAGGGAGGGCTG CTATCTTTACCCTGACGGACGTGATGTGAACCCAGACCTCACCAGTCTGTGTGAACCAGCACAGAGAAGCAGGGTCAAAGTCACAGAGGACGAGTATGAGATGTACTGTGAGATGGGTAGTACCTTCCAGCTGTGTAAGATctgtacagagagagacaaggacaCACGCATCCAGCCCTGCGGACACCTGCTGTGCCAACCCTGCCTCACAGGATGGCAG AAGTCGGATGGACACACCTGCCCATACTGTCGCTGTGACATCAGAGGGACAGAGTCCATCCTGGTGGAGCCTTACCTGTCTGTCagcgaggaagaggaagatgaagatgacCTGGAGGATGTAGAGCTAGTCATGAAAAAACTGGCCTATATGAAGAgg aTGTCGTCTGAAGAGTACCAGTTCCCCAGCTCTCGCCtggctccacccctccctcccaaaCACAGCACCTTCTCCCACTGCCCTTCCCCACAAGCCCCCTTACGGCCCTCCGATATACTGGCCAAATACTCCCACTCTAACTCGCGTTCT GCTCACAATGACACCCCCTCAGACAgagcgcacacacaccacactgccaGCACGAAAAG TGAGGATTCTGTCTCAGAGCCAAACCTCCCCTCCTGTTCCGTCTCCTCCCAGTCCTGTGGAGAGG GTGGAGCAGCCTGGTTAGGGGCCTCAGATTCAGTGAAACAGAAGAAGAGATACAAATAA
- the LOC110510106 gene encoding E3 ubiquitin-protein ligase CBL isoform X1, whose amino-acid sequence MATGGNGLGSDRSLTSTSQPPSASDRRQVDKALKRLEKLHRLCTNPRLGLRNSPPYLPEVVSETATLLTQVWEPYRGPAARGQAPRGDEGEYLRIHARHLLDKTNRAVLLFKEGRDKMFEEMSSYRRNLTKLSLLFSHMLWELRAMFPEGSFQGDTYRLTKTEAGEFWRRAFGNKCIVQWSSFKQHLRRVHGFEEGMESMALKSTVDLTCNDHISVFEFDIFTRLFQPWRSLLRNWNQLAVTHPGYMAFLTYDQVKARLQNYLHRPGSYIFRLSCTRMGQWAIGHVTGDGGIVQTIPQNTPLYQALIQGFREGCYLYPDGRDVNPDLTSLCEPAQRSRVKVTEDEYEMYCEMGSTFQLCKICTERDKDTRIQPCGHLLCQPCLTGWQKSDGHTCPYCRCDIRGTESILVEPYLSVSEEEEDEDDLEDVELVMKKLAYMKRMSSEEYQFPSSRLAPPLPPKHSTFSHCPSPQAPLRPSDILAKYSHSNSRSAHNDTPSDRAHTHHTASTKRCQWEELASSEEENSGGFRHPPTLPISHSEDSVSEPNLPSCSVSSQSCGEGGAAWLGASDSVKQKKRYK is encoded by the exons ATGGCCACAGGAGGGAACGGGCTGGGATCTGACCGGAGCCTGACATCCACCTCCCAGCCGCCCAGTGCCTCTGACCGGCGGCAGGTGGACAAGGCCCTGAAGAGGCTGGAGAAGCTGCATCGGCTGTGTACCAACCCCAGGCTGGGCCTGAGGAACAGCCCCCCGTACCTCCCCGAGGTGGTCTCAGAGACAGCCACGCTGCTCACCCAGGTGTGGGAGCCGTACAGGGGGCCTGCAGCAAGGGGGCAGGCCCCCCGGGGGGACGAGGGGGAGTATCTGAGGATCCATGCAAGACACCTGCTGGATAAGACTAACCGGGCCGTGCTGCTGTTTAAAGAGGGGCGCGATAAGATGTTCGAGGAGATGTCcagctacag GAGAAACTTGACCAAGCTGTCCCTGCTCTTCAGTCACATGCTCTGGGAGCTGAGGGCCATGTTTCCAGAGGGAAGCTTTCAAGGTGACACCTACAGGCTGACTAAGACAGAGGCCGGAGAGTTCTGGAGGCGAGCATTTGGAAACAA GTGTATTGTGCAGTGGAGCAGTTTTAAGCAGCATCTCCGTAGGGTCCATGGCTTTGAAGAGGGGATGGAGTCCATGGCTCTAAAGTCAACTGTAGATCTCACCTGTAATGACCACATCTCAGTGTTCGAGTTTGACATCTTCACCAGGCTATTCCAG CCCTGGAGGTCTCTTCTGAGGAACTGGAACCAGTTGGCAGTGACCCACCCCGGCTACATGGCCTTCCTCACCTATGACCAGGTCAAAGCCCGCCTCCAAAACTACCTGCACCGGCCCGGGAG CTACATCTTCCGTCTGAGCTGCACTCGAATGGGCCAGTGGGCCATTGGTCATGTGACTGGTGATGGAGGCATCGTACAGACGATCCCCCAGAATACACCTCTCTACCAGGCCCTCATCCAGGGCTTCAGGGAGGGCTG CTATCTTTACCCTGACGGACGTGATGTGAACCCAGACCTCACCAGTCTGTGTGAACCAGCACAGAGAAGCAGGGTCAAAGTCACAGAGGACGAGTATGAGATGTACTGTGAGATGGGTAGTACCTTCCAGCTGTGTAAGATctgtacagagagagacaaggacaCACGCATCCAGCCCTGCGGACACCTGCTGTGCCAACCCTGCCTCACAGGATGGCAG AAGTCGGATGGACACACCTGCCCATACTGTCGCTGTGACATCAGAGGGACAGAGTCCATCCTGGTGGAGCCTTACCTGTCTGTCagcgaggaagaggaagatgaagatgacCTGGAGGATGTAGAGCTAGTCATGAAAAAACTGGCCTATATGAAGAgg aTGTCGTCTGAAGAGTACCAGTTCCCCAGCTCTCGCCtggctccacccctccctcccaaaCACAGCACCTTCTCCCACTGCCCTTCCCCACAAGCCCCCTTACGGCCCTCCGATATACTGGCCAAATACTCCCACTCTAACTCGCGTTCT GCTCACAATGACACCCCCTCAGACAgagcgcacacacaccacactgccaGCACGAAAAG ATGCCAGTGGGAGGAGCTAGCTAGTAGTGAGGAGGAGAATTCTGGGGGGTTCAGACATCCGCCCACTCTCCCAATCTCTCACAG TGAGGATTCTGTCTCAGAGCCAAACCTCCCCTCCTGTTCCGTCTCCTCCCAGTCCTGTGGAGAGG GTGGAGCAGCCTGGTTAGGGGCCTCAGATTCAGTGAAACAGAAGAAGAGATACAAATAA
- the LOC110510106 gene encoding E3 ubiquitin-protein ligase CBL isoform X4, translating to MATGGNGLGSDRSLTSTSQPPSASDRRQVDKALKRLEKLHRLCTNPRLGLRNSPPYLPEVVSETATLLTQVWEPYRGPAARGQAPRGDEGEYLRIHARHLLDKTNRAVLLFKEGRDKMFEEMSSYRRNLTKLSLLFSHMLWELRAMFPEGSFQGDTYRLTKTEAGEFWRRAFGNKCIVQWSSFKQHLRRVHGFEEGMESMALKSTVDLTCNDHISVFEFDIFTRLFQPWRSLLRNWNQLAVTHPGYMAFLTYDQVKARLQNYLHRPGSYIFRLSCTRMGQWAIGHVTGDGGIVQTIPQNTPLYQALIQGFREGCYLYPDGRDVNPDLTSLCEPAQRSRVKVTEDEYEMYCEMGSTFQLCKICTERDKDTRIQPCGHLLCQPCLTGWQKSDGHTCPYCRCDIRGTESILVEPYLSVSEEEEDEDDLEDVELVMKKLAYMKRMSSEEYQFPSSRLAPPLPPKHSTFSHCPSPQAPLRPSDILAKYSHSNSRSAHNDTPSDRAHTHHTASTKSEDSVSEPNLPSCSVSSQSCGEVEVGSLYTP from the exons ATGGCCACAGGAGGGAACGGGCTGGGATCTGACCGGAGCCTGACATCCACCTCCCAGCCGCCCAGTGCCTCTGACCGGCGGCAGGTGGACAAGGCCCTGAAGAGGCTGGAGAAGCTGCATCGGCTGTGTACCAACCCCAGGCTGGGCCTGAGGAACAGCCCCCCGTACCTCCCCGAGGTGGTCTCAGAGACAGCCACGCTGCTCACCCAGGTGTGGGAGCCGTACAGGGGGCCTGCAGCAAGGGGGCAGGCCCCCCGGGGGGACGAGGGGGAGTATCTGAGGATCCATGCAAGACACCTGCTGGATAAGACTAACCGGGCCGTGCTGCTGTTTAAAGAGGGGCGCGATAAGATGTTCGAGGAGATGTCcagctacag GAGAAACTTGACCAAGCTGTCCCTGCTCTTCAGTCACATGCTCTGGGAGCTGAGGGCCATGTTTCCAGAGGGAAGCTTTCAAGGTGACACCTACAGGCTGACTAAGACAGAGGCCGGAGAGTTCTGGAGGCGAGCATTTGGAAACAA GTGTATTGTGCAGTGGAGCAGTTTTAAGCAGCATCTCCGTAGGGTCCATGGCTTTGAAGAGGGGATGGAGTCCATGGCTCTAAAGTCAACTGTAGATCTCACCTGTAATGACCACATCTCAGTGTTCGAGTTTGACATCTTCACCAGGCTATTCCAG CCCTGGAGGTCTCTTCTGAGGAACTGGAACCAGTTGGCAGTGACCCACCCCGGCTACATGGCCTTCCTCACCTATGACCAGGTCAAAGCCCGCCTCCAAAACTACCTGCACCGGCCCGGGAG CTACATCTTCCGTCTGAGCTGCACTCGAATGGGCCAGTGGGCCATTGGTCATGTGACTGGTGATGGAGGCATCGTACAGACGATCCCCCAGAATACACCTCTCTACCAGGCCCTCATCCAGGGCTTCAGGGAGGGCTG CTATCTTTACCCTGACGGACGTGATGTGAACCCAGACCTCACCAGTCTGTGTGAACCAGCACAGAGAAGCAGGGTCAAAGTCACAGAGGACGAGTATGAGATGTACTGTGAGATGGGTAGTACCTTCCAGCTGTGTAAGATctgtacagagagagacaaggacaCACGCATCCAGCCCTGCGGACACCTGCTGTGCCAACCCTGCCTCACAGGATGGCAG AAGTCGGATGGACACACCTGCCCATACTGTCGCTGTGACATCAGAGGGACAGAGTCCATCCTGGTGGAGCCTTACCTGTCTGTCagcgaggaagaggaagatgaagatgacCTGGAGGATGTAGAGCTAGTCATGAAAAAACTGGCCTATATGAAGAgg aTGTCGTCTGAAGAGTACCAGTTCCCCAGCTCTCGCCtggctccacccctccctcccaaaCACAGCACCTTCTCCCACTGCCCTTCCCCACAAGCCCCCTTACGGCCCTCCGATATACTGGCCAAATACTCCCACTCTAACTCGCGTTCT GCTCACAATGACACCCCCTCAGACAgagcgcacacacaccacactgccaGCACGAAAAG TGAGGATTCTGTCTCAGAGCCAAACCTCCCCTCCTGTTCCGTCTCCTCCCAGTCCTGTGGAGAGG ttgaagtcggaagtttatatacaccttag
- the LOC110510106 gene encoding E3 ubiquitin-protein ligase CBL isoform X2 has translation MATGGNGLGSDRSLTSTSQPPSASDRRQVDKALKRLEKLHRLCTNPRLGLRNSPPYLPEVVSETATLLTQVWEPYRGPAARGQAPRGDEGEYLRIHARHLLDKTNRAVLLFKEGRDKMFEEMSSYRRNLTKLSLLFSHMLWELRAMFPEGSFQGDTYRLTKTEAGEFWRRAFGNKCIVQWSSFKQHLRRVHGFEEGMESMALKSTVDLTCNDHISVFEFDIFTRLFQPWRSLLRNWNQLAVTHPGYMAFLTYDQVKARLQNYLHRPGSYIFRLSCTRMGQWAIGHVTGDGGIVQTIPQNTPLYQALIQGFREGCYLYPDGRDVNPDLTSLCEPAQRSRVKVTEDEYEMYCEMGSTFQLCKICTERDKDTRIQPCGHLLCQPCLTGWQKSDGHTCPYCRCDIRGTESILVEPYLSVSEEEEDEDDLEDVELVMKKLAYMKRMSSEEYQFPSSRLAPPLPPKHSTFSHCPSPQAPLRPSDILAKYSHSNSRSAHNDTPSDRAHTHHTASTKRCQWEELASSEEENSGGFRHPPTLPISHSEDSVSEPNLPSCSVSSQSCGEVEVGSLYTP, from the exons ATGGCCACAGGAGGGAACGGGCTGGGATCTGACCGGAGCCTGACATCCACCTCCCAGCCGCCCAGTGCCTCTGACCGGCGGCAGGTGGACAAGGCCCTGAAGAGGCTGGAGAAGCTGCATCGGCTGTGTACCAACCCCAGGCTGGGCCTGAGGAACAGCCCCCCGTACCTCCCCGAGGTGGTCTCAGAGACAGCCACGCTGCTCACCCAGGTGTGGGAGCCGTACAGGGGGCCTGCAGCAAGGGGGCAGGCCCCCCGGGGGGACGAGGGGGAGTATCTGAGGATCCATGCAAGACACCTGCTGGATAAGACTAACCGGGCCGTGCTGCTGTTTAAAGAGGGGCGCGATAAGATGTTCGAGGAGATGTCcagctacag GAGAAACTTGACCAAGCTGTCCCTGCTCTTCAGTCACATGCTCTGGGAGCTGAGGGCCATGTTTCCAGAGGGAAGCTTTCAAGGTGACACCTACAGGCTGACTAAGACAGAGGCCGGAGAGTTCTGGAGGCGAGCATTTGGAAACAA GTGTATTGTGCAGTGGAGCAGTTTTAAGCAGCATCTCCGTAGGGTCCATGGCTTTGAAGAGGGGATGGAGTCCATGGCTCTAAAGTCAACTGTAGATCTCACCTGTAATGACCACATCTCAGTGTTCGAGTTTGACATCTTCACCAGGCTATTCCAG CCCTGGAGGTCTCTTCTGAGGAACTGGAACCAGTTGGCAGTGACCCACCCCGGCTACATGGCCTTCCTCACCTATGACCAGGTCAAAGCCCGCCTCCAAAACTACCTGCACCGGCCCGGGAG CTACATCTTCCGTCTGAGCTGCACTCGAATGGGCCAGTGGGCCATTGGTCATGTGACTGGTGATGGAGGCATCGTACAGACGATCCCCCAGAATACACCTCTCTACCAGGCCCTCATCCAGGGCTTCAGGGAGGGCTG CTATCTTTACCCTGACGGACGTGATGTGAACCCAGACCTCACCAGTCTGTGTGAACCAGCACAGAGAAGCAGGGTCAAAGTCACAGAGGACGAGTATGAGATGTACTGTGAGATGGGTAGTACCTTCCAGCTGTGTAAGATctgtacagagagagacaaggacaCACGCATCCAGCCCTGCGGACACCTGCTGTGCCAACCCTGCCTCACAGGATGGCAG AAGTCGGATGGACACACCTGCCCATACTGTCGCTGTGACATCAGAGGGACAGAGTCCATCCTGGTGGAGCCTTACCTGTCTGTCagcgaggaagaggaagatgaagatgacCTGGAGGATGTAGAGCTAGTCATGAAAAAACTGGCCTATATGAAGAgg aTGTCGTCTGAAGAGTACCAGTTCCCCAGCTCTCGCCtggctccacccctccctcccaaaCACAGCACCTTCTCCCACTGCCCTTCCCCACAAGCCCCCTTACGGCCCTCCGATATACTGGCCAAATACTCCCACTCTAACTCGCGTTCT GCTCACAATGACACCCCCTCAGACAgagcgcacacacaccacactgccaGCACGAAAAG ATGCCAGTGGGAGGAGCTAGCTAGTAGTGAGGAGGAGAATTCTGGGGGGTTCAGACATCCGCCCACTCTCCCAATCTCTCACAG TGAGGATTCTGTCTCAGAGCCAAACCTCCCCTCCTGTTCCGTCTCCTCCCAGTCCTGTGGAGAGG ttgaagtcggaagtttatatacaccttag